The DNA window TGACGTGCCCTGGGATTTGGAATGGGCCGGCATGATTGATGGATGCAGCCGCTTCAAAGTTTGGTACACGATTGTCATCCCGATGGTCAAACCGGGGATTGCGGCCGTCAGCATCTTTTCGTTCCTGGCCGGCTGGTCGGAATTCCTGCTGCTTTATTCCTTTGTGATCAGCGATGAGAACATCACCCTGGCCACTTATTTGCAGAAGCTGTTGAACGACCCCAATTTGATCAACTACGGCCTCCTGAGTTCTGTCTCCCTGTTTTATATGATCCCCGTTCTGATCTTCTTCATCTTCACCCAAAAATCGCTGATGCAGGTGGCGATCGGAGGAGGAAAGCGGGTATGAAAATAGAACTGAAAAATGTCTGCAAGACCTTCGGCAAGAAGTCCCATGCCGTCAACGACCTGAGCATGACGATCGAAGACGGGGAATTTGTGGCTCTCCTCGGTCCGAGCGGATGCGGGAAGTCAACCACCTTGCTGATGATCGCGGGAATTTACAAACCCACAAGCGGAGGCATCTATTTTGACGACCGACTGGTCAACGATGTGGAACCGAAGGATCGAAATATCGGGATGGTGTTCCAGAGCTATGCCTTATACCCGCATATGACGGTTTTGGAAAATATCGCATTTCCGCTGAAACAGCAAAAGGTTCCGAAGGAAGAACGCATTGAGCGTTCCAAAAAAGCGGCCGAAATGGTGCAATTGGGCGATCTGCTGGACCGAAAGCCCAGCCAGCTTTCCGGCGGACAGCAACAGCGGGTCGCTCTGGCCCGGGCCATCGTGAAAAAGCCCAAACTGCTCCTGTTGGATGAACCGCTTTCCAACCTGGATGCCCGGTTAAAAATCGAAATGAGGGAAGAAATATCCCGGATTCAAAAGGAACTGGGCATCACGACCATCATGGTGACCCACGATCAGGAAGAAGCGATGACGATTGCCGACCGGGTTGCGGTCATGAAAGACGGCCGACTGATTCAGTACAGCACGCCCATGGAATTGTACAACCGGCCGAAGAATTACTTTGTGGCCCAGTTTGTGGGAACGCCTCCGATGAATTTTCTTTCGGGAAAATTGGTGGAAATGGACGGGAAACACTTCATCCAAATAAATGACAAAGTTCACCCGCTGAACGGCCTGGCTGTCAAATCGAACGGAAAGATGCAGGATGTGCTTGTGG is part of the Planifilum fulgidum genome and encodes:
- a CDS encoding ABC transporter ATP-binding protein — its product is MKIELKNVCKTFGKKSHAVNDLSMTIEDGEFVALLGPSGCGKSTTLLMIAGIYKPTSGGIYFDDRLVNDVEPKDRNIGMVFQSYALYPHMTVLENIAFPLKQQKVPKEERIERSKKAAEMVQLGDLLDRKPSQLSGGQQQRVALARAIVKKPKLLLLDEPLSNLDARLKIEMREEISRIQKELGITTIMVTHDQEEAMTIADRVAVMKDGRLIQYSTPMELYNRPKNYFVAQFVGTPPMNFLSGKLVEMDGKHFIQINDKVHPLNGLAVKSNGKMQDVLVGIRPHDLKLGTDGDITIEGVVNLVEPVGHSLMVNVKVGTDQIRFFAEPAQQMERGGKIELSAPIPSIHLFDPNTGESLRKQEFNEDQFDEFAVSS